In Ostrea edulis chromosome 6, xbOstEdul1.1, whole genome shotgun sequence, a single window of DNA contains:
- the LOC125645450 gene encoding zinc finger protein GLI4-like isoform X2 encodes MPPGIPHSPLSDVPSLSLRSPLAREPVTNLAARIHWEQLQRNYYQHSPLSQRRYSPSSLPGFPLGGPGSLYSDYAPSHVSQSGRSMFGDIPPTPGSGSITLPGSLEGSRLTSPRPSVVGRSRKRALSHSPISDFLDIQSLTRSSEGSLQFPSFNLSTHNSRSSSAASGSYGHLSAASFGAVSPAHQPQLPYFRPSAGSMQGQPFMHHMMQQPMMTHSRMQQGGHMGIPPSTQTSLPHQQPPLKADHSQSQISTTTKEAGSSVVSSTVDPNPIEVKRSKIKKEADSHHGSHRDLRDDDEKPTIDSQGKHVPVEGEPDFIETNCHWENCSLEFPTQDDLVKHINIDHIQANKKMFICRWKDCSREEKPFKAQYMLVVHMRRHTGEKPHKCTFEGCTKAYSRLENLKTHLRSHTGEKPYMCEFPGCTKAFSNASDRAKHQNRTHSNAKPYVCKAPGCTKRYTDPSSLRKHVKTVHGPEFYANKKHKGDGSCKQERRDDGDQDTDNMDDNHRKVEECLTVTPLHTGGGERRQSQDSVGGGGTGPHHHSSPDSSPEVNVTCNNQPDLIEDHTSHMIDRHGDLEEEEDIPEPEDVEIHGTSAVVARTNRLNTTRTLQQKLKSLPGKTALPQITTSGNQHSNQSPFTDLNSKALHLKNPQIKRLTQDLNSRNELVPGNIYGVGRRDSNTSTISSYMSSMRSDSSPFMPGSKFSSRRSSEASQISARLSITNSPYEYDITGNIPIHGPSRRSSESSNSNISNISNMAAQFSKTHLGSHPNLIVQSQAMTLRSPQSKSRERVQRYLSARHDLDGARTCTPCRTPLPHEIPNQERRRASDPVRTLDPNFSALKRLQRFHSLNMMKPLPVPQSMKSLLTKTDSNCTFNSSRSSIATDNSVQENDEYENEVELDNEMALLEKMMDDNEDMLIPDDMQRFLNEHYYHVDNSMADTEIAASSRASILTQDTNQATPLPGDMDNNMQVNGGYYGNQGNNQEMMNISNGMQQFNNARLQNCGDVNPNSMHQNVMQNMQNQNMQMMGGNMQMNSMCNQGFSNISPGVQGNVQNLPQGSNMMLMPHPPNYENGSPMSSSGPMPHPPNVPLPHPPNGPISNAQNMHLTHRNVPQHSPGNQMYRTMQQNTNPQIMQMNMNQNMNMTQWNTMNNTNQGMPNQQFINNPLQSPTNMPHPPNMPKPLSQNAMQQQMAGMMHQPQPPINKRESESPQVQVPHISTSHIPSRAKGRNQMVMRQHQQQMYNNQQQPIMYNQNQSGNMMPHPPAPPMYQQNSPNVMYRQNMNMEPQMTNNQPTQNHLMPQPAYPTQMEMSPGCNQVTSSTDRKEAPPPPPPPQPPAPIIEEFMENINSISSENLLDNMSSITDVCTPTAMSHRSASQSSLRYNASLMNSNNMVVNDMSSVLTQLAEENKYLNMRH; translated from the exons GTTCGCGCCTGACCAGCCCTAGACCTAGTGTTGTGGGCCGCAGTCGGAAGCGAGCATTGTCCCACTCTCCGATCTCGGACTTCTTGGATATTCAGAGTCTAACTCGCAGCTCCGAGGGGTCACTACAGTTTCCTTCCTTCAACCTGAGTACCCATAATTCCCGGAGTTCTAGTGCTGCCAGTGGGTCTTATGGCCATTTGTCTGCAG CATCCTTTGGGGCTGTCAGTCCTGCACATCAACCACAGTTGCCCTACTTCAGACCATCTGCTGGCAGCATGCAGGGCCAACCATTTATGCATCACATGATGCAACAACCCATGATGACACACAGTAGAATGCAGCAGGGTGGACACATGGGAATCCCTCCCTCCACACAAACATCACTGCCACATCAGCAACCACCGCTCAAAGCTGATCACTCCCAG TCACAGATTTCTACGACAACTAAGGAGGCAGGCAGCAGTGTCGTCAGTAGTACTGTTGATCCAAACCCtattgaggtcaaaaggtcaaaaatTAAGAAAGAAGCTGATTCACATCATGGATCTCATA GAGACCTTCGTGATGATGATGAGAAGCCTACCATTGACTCTCAAGGAAAACATGTCCCGGTGGAGGGGGAGCCTGACTTTATAGAAACTAATTGTCATTGGGAAAATTGTTCCCTCGAGTTCCCTACTCAAGATGACCTGGTGAAG CATATAAATATTGACCATATACAAGCTAACAAGAAGATGTTTATCTGTCGGTGGAAGGACTGCAGTCGTGAGGAGAAACCATTCAAAGCCCAGTACATGTTGGTGGTTCACATGAGGCGCCATACAGGAGAAAAGCCACACAAGTGTACT TTTGAGGGCTGTACAAAGGCATACTCTCGTCTGGAAAATTTGAAGACGCATCTTCGATCCCACACTGGTGAGAAACCGTACATGTGTGAGTTTCCAGGCTGTACCAAAGCGTTCAGTAATGCCTCAGACCGAGCCAAACACCAGAACAGAACACACTCTAATGCT AAACCCTACGTGTGCAAGGCTCCAGGGTGTACAAAACGTTACACTGACCCTAGCTCTCTTAGGAAACATGTCAAAACTGTCCACGGTCCAGAGTTCTATGCCAATAAGAAACATAAAGGTGACGGTTCTTGTAAACAGGAGAGGCGGGATGATGGAGATCAG GACACAGATAACATGGATGACAACCATAGGAAGGTGGAAGAGTGTCTGACAGTGACACCCCTCCATACTGGGGGTGGAGAGCGTCGCCAGTCCCAGGACAGCGTGGGAGGAGGCGGGACAGGACCTCACCATCACTCCTCCCCAGACAGCAGTCCTGAGGTGAATGTCACGTGTAACAACCAACCGGATCTCATTGAGGACCACACCTCCCACATGATTGACAGGCATGGAGACCTGGAGGAGGAAGAGGACATTCCAGAACCTGAGGATGTTGAG attcaTGGGACTTCAGCAGTTGTAGCCAGAACAAATAGGCTAAACACAACTAGAACTCTACAGCAGAAGTTAAAAAGCCTACCAGGCAAAACAGCACTACCTCAGATAACCACATCAG GTAATCAACATAGTAATCAGTCTCCATTCACAGACCTCAACTCTAAAGCTCTTCATCTCAAAAACCCCCAGATCAAGCGCCTTACCCAAGATCTCAACA GTCGTAATGAGCTGGTTCCGGGAAATATATATGGAGTGGGCCGTCGGGACAGCAATACGAGCACTATTAGTTCTTACATGTCCAGTATGCGTTCAGACTCCAGTCCGTTCATGCCAGGCAGCAAGTTCTCCAGCAGGCGCTCAAGTGAGGCTTCCCAGATATCAGCTCGACTTAGCATTACAAACTCCCCTTATGAGTATGATATCACAGGAAATATACCCATACATGGTCCTAGTCGTCGCTCCAGTGAATCTAGTAACAGTAATATCAGCAATATCAGCAATATGGCTGCCCAGTTTTCAAAAACTCACTTGGGAAGCCACCCAAATCTCATAGTGCAATCTCAAGCAATGACACTACGCAGCCCACAAAGCAAGTCCCGAGAACGTGTTCAGAGGTATTTATCAGCAAGACATGACCTCGATGGAGCCCGGACTTGTACACCTTGCCGAACTCCACTGCCACACGAGATCCCCAACCAAGAGAGGAGAAGGGCAAGTGACCCAGTGAGGACACTGGATCCTAACTTCAGTGCTCTTAAACGTCTCCAGAGGTTTCACAGTCTCAACATGATGAAGCCTTTACCTGTACCACAGAGTATGAAATCATTACTGACAAAAACAGACTCCAACTGCACATTTAATTCATCACGGAGTAGCATAGCCACAGATAACAGTGTACAAGAAAATGATGAGTACGAGAACGAAGTGGAGCTGGACAACGAGATGGcgcttctggagaagatgatgGACGATAATGAGGACATGTTGATTCCGGACGACATGCAACGCTTTCTTAACGAGCATTACTACCATGTGGACAACTCCATGGCAGACACCGAAATTGCAGCCTCATCCAGAGCAAGTATTCTCACTCAAGATACGAACCAGGCCACGCCTCTACCAGGAGATATGGATAACAATATGCAGGTCAATGGTGGTTACTATGGAAACCAAGGCAATAACCAGGAAATGATGAACATCTCAAATGGAATGCAACAATTTAATAATGCAAGATTGCAAAACTGTGGTGATGTGAATCCAAACAGTATGCACCAAAATGTGATGCAAAATATGCAAAACCaaaatatgcaaatgatggGTGGTAATATGCAAATGAATTCTATGTGTAATCAAGGATTCAGTAATATATCACCAGGAGTTCAAGGAAATGTTCAGAATCTACCTCAAGGTTCAAATATGATGCTTATGCCCCACCCACCTAATTATGAAAATGGCTCTCCCATGTCTTCCAGTGGACCAATGCCTCACCCGCCTAATGTTCCCTTGCCTCATCCTCCAAATGGTCCCATATCTAATGCCCAAAATATGCACTTAACACATCGAAATGTACCACAGCATTCGCCCGGAAATCAAATGTACAGGACTATGCAACAAAATACGAACCCACAAATAATGCAAATGAAcatgaatcaaaatatgaacatGACCCAGTGGAACACGATGAACAATACTAACCAAGGTATGCCTAATCAACAATTCATTAATAATCCCCTTCAATCCCCTACAAATATGCCTCATCCCCCAAACATGCCTAAACCATTATCTCAAAATGCAATGCAACAACAGATGGCGGGCATGATGCATCAGCCCCAACCACCGATTAACAAACGAGAATCAGAGAGTCCTCAAGTCCAGGTGCCACATATCAGTACCTCCCACATTCCATCGAGGGCCAAGGGCAGAAACCAGATGGTGATGCGTCAGCACCAACAACAAATGTACAACAACCAACAGCAGCCAATCATGTATAACCAGAATCAATCTGGGAACATGATGCCCCACCCTCCAGCCCCGCCCATGTACCAACAGAATTCACCAAATGTCATGTACAGACAAAACATGAACATGGAACCGCAGATGACAAATAATCAACCCACTCAAAATCACCTGATGCCTCAGCCGGCATACCCAACACAGATGGAGATGTCCCCTGGCTGTAATCAGGTGACAAGTTCTACAGACAGAAAAGAGGCACCACCCCCTCCTCCACCCCCACAACCACCCGCCCCAATTATTGAGGAATTCATGGAGaacatcaattcaatatcaTCGGAGAATTTATTGGATAATATGAGTTCGATTACCGACGTCTGCACGCCCACGGCTATGAGCCATCGGTCTGCATCCCAGTCTTCCCTTCGTTATAATGCATCATTAATGAATTCAAATAACATGGTGGTGAATGACATGAGTTCTGTATTGACACAATTGGCAGAGgagaataaatatttaaatatgagGCATTGA